In the Rhodospirillales bacterium RIFCSPLOWO2_02_FULL_58_16 genome, one interval contains:
- a CDS encoding recombinase XerC: MAGKRGVIIYSAEPAVVSAIEDWRAWLAHERRFSAHTLDAYGRDLAAFFRFMAGHLGFRPGLKDLEKMKAIDFRSYLAGRTAVGLARTSTARAMSTLRGFFRFLNHAGLVHNVAISAVRTPKTPKSVPKALSVKEALETMDAVAGFSEEAWIGKRDRALLLMLYGCGLRIGEALTLNRGQAPAGESMIVTGKGKKQRMVPVLPVVREAVDDYLSACPYRRLGKDDPLFVGARGARLVARIAQRQMQRLRPLLGLPETATPHALRHSFATHLLAGGGDLRTIQELLGHVSLSTTQRYTDVDAAHLTKVYRDAHPRARK, from the coding sequence ATGGCTGGAAAAAGAGGCGTTATAATTTACTCGGCGGAACCGGCAGTGGTTTCCGCCATCGAAGACTGGCGGGCCTGGCTGGCCCATGAGCGCCGTTTCTCCGCGCATACCCTTGACGCCTATGGGCGCGATCTCGCGGCGTTTTTCCGGTTCATGGCCGGACACCTCGGGTTCAGGCCGGGACTCAAGGACCTGGAAAAAATGAAGGCGATTGATTTCCGCAGTTATCTGGCCGGCCGCACCGCCGTCGGCCTGGCCCGCACGTCTACGGCGCGGGCGATGTCGACATTGCGCGGCTTTTTCCGGTTTCTGAATCACGCGGGGCTGGTCCACAACGTCGCCATCAGCGCCGTGCGCACTCCCAAGACGCCGAAATCGGTGCCCAAGGCGCTGTCCGTAAAAGAGGCGCTGGAGACAATGGACGCCGTCGCCGGATTCAGCGAAGAAGCCTGGATCGGCAAACGGGATAGAGCTTTGCTACTGATGCTTTACGGCTGCGGCCTACGCATCGGCGAGGCGCTGACGCTGAACCGGGGCCAGGCGCCGGCCGGCGAATCGATGATCGTCACCGGCAAAGGCAAAAAACAGCGGATGGTGCCTGTGCTGCCCGTCGTCCGCGAAGCCGTTGACGACTACCTGTCGGCCTGCCCCTACCGGCGGCTGGGCAAGGATGATCCGTTGTTCGTCGGCGCTCGCGGGGCGCGTCTGGTCGCCCGCATCGCCCAGCGTCAGATGCAGCGCCTGAGGCCGCTTTTGGGCCTGCCGGAAACGGCGACTCCCCACGCGCTACGCCACAGTTTCGCCACCCACCTGCTGGCCGGCGGCGGCGATCTGCGCACCATCCAGGAATTATTGGGTCACGTCTCCCTGTCCACCACCCAACGCTACACCGACGTGGACGCCGCCCACCTGACCAAAGTCTACCGCGACGCCCACCCCAGGGCGCGTAAGTAA